A region of the Deferribacterota bacterium genome:
TGACTTAACCATCATAGTATCGCATACAATGGGCAAATTCTCACTAATTGCTCTAATGCCTACTTCAATAGCACTTTTTGATATAATTGTTATATCAGCGAATTGATAATCCCCTGTTGTGTGTATGAGTTTTTTTATTATGAGTTTTTCACTTTCATTAAAGTGTGCTAAATTGACATTTTTTTCTATAATCTCGAAACTCTTATTTTCTATAAAATTCCCTTTATTCATAGTGTTTAGTTCTCATTATTACTGTTGATAGGTAAGTTTTATCGTAATTTAAAATATTATCTTTTAATAAATCTACCACGCATTCACCTTTTAATGTAGCTTTTTGTACAAGCACAGCACTATCTAAGATATCTATATATTTCTCTAAAAAGCGTGATAATATGTGTGCCTTTTTATATATCTTCATTATAATAATAGTTTGAAAAAGCTTTGTAAATGTTAACAATTTTTCTTCGTTATTTGGCATCTCTATTACACAAAAGTTTTCGTTTTTCATAACAATTGGCATATAGGCTATACTTGCAGCTGAGATAAATGATGGGATTCCTGGTATAAACTCTACCTGATCCTTGGTTAACTTTAATTTATTCCATAGATATATAAATGTGCTATAAATACTTAGATCTCCTATTGTTACATAGGCAATATGTTTGTTTGAATATAAATTATCTTTTATTTTCTTTGATAATTCAAAGTATTTTTTATCTAAAACTTTTGGATCATTTATCATCGGAAAATAGAAGGTCTCTATTTTAGAAGTAGGTATATATTTTTTAATTATATCTAGGGCAATACTGCGACCATTTTTGGAAGATTCAGGCACAATTACTAGATCAACACTATTTAGCACTTTTATTGCTTTATATGTTAATAACTCTGGATCCCCAGGTCCTAGCCCTATTGCATAAAAACATTTTTTATTCATTTTGTAGCTCTTTTTAAAACATTTCCAATGATTGTAATATTGGGAAAGCCTATATCGTCAAACATGTTTTTTGAATTTTCTAAATCAGTCAATATTATTTTTTCATCACTAGTTTCTAGCTTCTCTGCTATTAATAATGGGGTATCTAGTGGAAGTCCATTTTCAATAAGTTTATCTATAATAAGTAGCATATTTTTTACTCCCATATATATAACTATTGTTAGCTTTAGTTCTACTAAATATTTCCAATTGTATAGTAATTCCAGATTTTCCTTACATCTATGGCCTGTAATAAAAACTGTACCCGAGGAATATTGTCTATCAGTTAATGAGCATAAGATTTTTGAAGCAGCAACTGAAGCAGCGGTAACTCCAGGTATAACCTCAATTGGGCATCCCAATTTTTTAGCTACATCTATTTCCTCGCTGACCCTTGAAAATATAGATGGATCACCGCCTTTTAATCTCACAACTTTCTTATCTTCTAATAGATATTTCTCTATAAGTAAGTTTATTTCAGATTGCCGCCTATTATGGCTATAAGGGTGTTTACCTACATCTATTTTTTCACAATTACAGTTATCTAGTAGCTTCCTATCAATTAATCTATCATATAGGACAACATCAGCCTCTTTTAATATATTTAAACCTCTAATTGTGATAAGATCAGCCTTTAAACCCGAACCAACTAAATATAAACGTCCTTTCATTTAAAACCCACCTCTTGAAAATAATTATTTAAAGATAAAAT
Encoded here:
- a CDS encoding precorrin-8X methylmutase; this translates as MNKGNFIENKSFEIIEKNVNLAHFNESEKLIIKKLIHTTGDYQFADITIISKSAIEVGIRAISENLPIVCDTMMVKS
- the cobI gene encoding precorrin-2 C(20)-methyltransferase produces the protein MNKKCFYAIGLGPGDPELLTYKAIKVLNSVDLVIVPESSKNGRSIALDIIKKYIPTSKIETFYFPMINDPKVLDKKYFELSKKIKDNLYSNKHIAYVTIGDLSIYSTFIYLWNKLKLTKDQVEFIPGIPSFISAASIAYMPIVMKNENFCVIEMPNNEEKLLTFTKLFQTIIIMKIYKKAHILSRFLEKYIDILDSAVLVQKATLKGECVVDLLKDNILNYDKTYLSTVIMRTKHYE
- the cobA gene encoding uroporphyrinogen-III C-methyltransferase; the protein is MKGRLYLVGSGLKADLITIRGLNILKEADVVLYDRLIDRKLLDNCNCEKIDVGKHPYSHNRRQSEINLLIEKYLLEDKKVVRLKGGDPSIFSRVSEEIDVAKKLGCPIEVIPGVTAASVAASKILCSLTDRQYSSGTVFITGHRCKENLELLYNWKYLVELKLTIVIYMGVKNMLLIIDKLIENGLPLDTPLLIAEKLETSDEKIILTDLENSKNMFDDIGFPNITIIGNVLKRATK